The sequence below is a genomic window from Bremerella alba.
TGTGGATCGATTGACAATGGCTAATTGCGGGTCAGACTGGTAGACTCGACTAAGAACGGTCTGTCTTGCGGAGGTGCATTCTTGCCCATCCCATGGCGGTAACCGGTTAGCTGAATCACGCTTGGCGGATGGGGTTCAGCCACCAAGCATGCGCACAACGTGAAACAGCGAACGTGGTATCACAACATCTCGATCCAGATCATCCGCCTCCCCCGCGAAAGCAGCCCCTGACTGGTCCCATCCGCAAGATGGCCACCGGTGCAGCTTTGTTTGTGGCGATTTGCGTCGTGGCCGTGGTTGGTTACGTGGCTCATGGTTGGCGGCTGGATGATGCCATCTATATGGTGATCATTACGATCTTTGGCGTAGGATATGGCGAAGTCCAACCGGTCGAATCGATCGCTCTGCGTGCTTTGACCATCATGGTGATTATCGCTGGATATGGGGCCGTTATTTATACCGTCGGCGGATTCATGCAGATGGTGGTGGATGGAGAACTTCAGAAGGCCTTGGGAGCGAGACGAATGTGCATGGATATTGATCGATTAGACAATCACGCAATTATCTGTGGTGTTGGCCGCATGGGTTCGATTCTGGCCCGTGAATTAGCCGCCCAAGGCAAGTCGTTTGTAGTGATCGACACAGACGAACGGCGATTGAATTCGGCTCAGGAACTGGGCTATCTATTCATCAACGGAGACGCCACCGACGAGCATGTGCTCGAGCAAGCCGGTATCAAAAGGGCCGCAGTTCTTGCTTCTGTCTTGTCAGACGATGCGACCAACGTATTCGTGTCGGTCACGGCTCGGGGGATGAATGCCGACATCATGATCATCGCACGCGGCGAAAATCCCAAGACCGAAAAGAAGCTCATTGGATGTGGGGCCGATAAGGTCGTTTTGCCAACCGCCATAGGCGCGAAGAAGCTCGCCCAGATGATTATTCGACCGTCGGCTGAGAACATGCTCGAACAAGTAACGACCCAGGGAGACATGAACGACGAACTAGGTCGGATTGGACTTCAGTTCGATGAGTTGATCGTCGCTGATGGTTCCTCACTGGTCGACAAGTCGATTGGCAGTATCGAGCTGCGGAGCAATCATGGCTTTTTGATCGTTGGACTTCGCCGGAAGGATGGCTCGACCATGCTGAACCCCACCGCCGAAACGATACTTAATCCGGGCGACGTGGTGATCGTATTGGGGCATTCCAACGATATCCCGCAGCTTGCCGAACGCTTCTGTGCCACGCGAGGCAAGGTCACCTACCGCGGCGTCGCGGTCGATTCGTAAGTAGGCTCACGATGCGATTGAATGTTCAGATGGCCAAGCCGGAAGACTACCCAGAGTTATGGCGGTTGTTCCACGATACCGTGCATCACGTCAACCGGCGGGACTACACACCGCAGCAATTAGAGGCCTGGGCACCTGAAAAGGTCGATCTCTCACACTGGAGCTTACGTCTGGAAGGTATCAATCCGTTTGTGGTGACGATCGAAGGCAAAATCGTTGGATTCTCCGATGTCCAAGCGGATGGGCTGGTCGACATGTTCTATGTGCACCATGCCTGGCAGCGAAAAGGTATCGGTAGCAGGCTTTTCACTGAGATTCACCACAAAGCCGAGCAAATGAAGCTGGCTGAACTTCACTCGCATGTGAGTATGACGGCCAGGCCATTCTTTGAAGTCCACGGATTTCACGCGGTGACCCCTCAGCAGGTCACCATCAACGGTGTAACGCTGAAGAACTTTCTCATGAGAAAGACACTCTCTGTTTAGCGAGACGACTTAAGATACCCGCTGAGCGCTTCGATGTTCTTGGCAAACGTTTGACTGGATATGTACTGGTCGCCAGGACGAAATCGTTGATCGCCAACAAGTTTCTCTTCCTCGAAGGTGGTAATCCATCGCCCTTGATCGTCCAGGCTTGCGAGAATGGGCTTAACCTGGTCGGGCGAGACCTTTCGACTCGCGCGACGAGACTTCGGAGAACTGATCAGTTTGCGGTACTCGTTCTTTAGATGCTCCAGTTTCTGGCCTGTTTTCCAGCCGTAGTGGTCAGGCAGATTCTTGTCATCGTAGGTCAGGAAGTAATCCTTGCCGTTGCGATTCATGTAGAGCGGGCGATTGGTTTGTAGTTCGTAGTAGCGTGCAAGTTGCCCATCCGGAAGCATCGACGCTTCAAGATACTTCACGGCTTTGGGAACGGGTTCTAGATACTTCTTGTCGCGAGTCACGTCATAAATTAGCAGTAGCGTTTCAATCGCATCTTGAGATTCCCGACCTGCCACGGCAGCGGGTTCGAATTTACGCGCCCAGATCGGATTCATGTCGTAGTTGTATTGCTGAGCCCATGCCGGTTGCGGGCTCGGCAGTTGGGCCAGTATCAGGAAATCTCCCAGCTTCTTAAGTGACGCCAGATATCGTTGGTCTCCATAGGTATCATACGCTTCTCTTAAAACCGCCGAGACGCTGCCGGCCAGGTCATCGTTCAAGGTGTACATGTTCCAATAGTTCTTAACGCGGCCCTCGGTTTTCCAGTCATATTTCGGAAAGCTTGCCGGCTGAATAGGTAACGATTGATCGACTGGCTCGGCCCAAACTTGGGGAAACGCACCATTGGCGAACTGGGCCGCAAGTAAGGCATCCAGTGCCGTTGTGACTGCCTGATGTATTATTTCATTTTTGAAGTCGTATGCTTTATCGACTCGCATCAGAAAGCGAATTGCCGATTGGGTTTGATCGTCGTCCAGCGAGGAATTGTTTTTGCCTTTCCCCTTGCCGTTTCGGTATTGAGCCGTGCGTTGTCCTTGAGGATCGAAATCGATGCAGTTCGTCCATCCTCCCGAGTTTAATTGGCCATAGATGAGCGCTTCGGCGGTCTCCGTTGCCGCGTTTAAGTAGAACGCATCGGTCGTGGCGTTATAGGCAGCAAGGTAGGTCATGCCAACCGTGGGTGTGCCTGGCGGTTGAACCCAAATTTGATCGGGCGATGCGGTTCCTTCGCCGAAACGCTGGGTAAGATCTGGACTATAGAAATAGACATAGCCCCCATGAACAGCAACCTGGTCATGGTAGTAAGTAGCAGCTTTCTTCATCGCTACCAAAACTTCCGCGGCCGTGGGGTCGCCGTCGGCTGCAGAAAGTGAGTGACTTAAAAGACAAATGCAAAGGAGGAAGGCCACCGGGGCGCGGAAGATACTGTGCATGGTCAAGTCTCGAGCGAGCGTAGGAATGAGAAGGTCAGTCCCAAAATACTCTCTGCATAATCGTTAAGCAAGGATTTATGATAAGGGACGATTAGGAATCCGCTCGTATAAAAAGCGGAATGCCGCAGACGACCACAAGCAGGATCCAACCCACTAGTTGAAGCATGATTTCAGGCGTAGGTTTGGATGTGGAATGAACGCGCCCCTCCTCCGATAGTCGAAACATTCGATCACTGTATTCCGGCCAGAAAATGACCGAAAGGGGCAACAGCATAAACAATGCATGCGAGGCGACCGCCTGAAAGTCTAGGCTCATCACAAGATGAATCACTAATGAGACGATCGCAACAGCACACGCTGCTATCCGTCCTCGATCCCAGGCGATCACGTGATTTCCTCCACTGGTGAAACGAAAAATGACCTTAAGTAAGAAGCTTAAGGTCATTCGTCGCAGTCGATAAAATATTATTATTGCTGCTTGCCCATCGACTGAACGGCACGATTCAGTTCATCCATGCCGACCTCTCGCTGAGGCGTCGCGAACGACCAGGTATGTCCGAATGGATCAACGATCATTCCGTAGCGATCTCCCCAAAACATATCGGTTGGTGGCATCTTGATCGTGGCCCCGGCCGCTTCCGCCTGAGCAATGGCTGCATCGCAGTCCGTGACATAGCGATGGATGGTAACCGGAGTGCCGCCCAAAGACTTAGGAGATTGCGATTTGCCTTCGCAGTATTCGGGAAAGTCATCGGCCATAAAAATGCTAGCACCGCCGATCGTTAGTTCGACGTGCATGTATTTATCGCCTGCTTCGGTCGGCAAGCGGAACTTCTCTTCGGCCGCGAACGCTTTCTTGTAAAACTCGATCGCTTCTGAACAGGGATCGCATACCAAGTAAGGAATAAGGCCGGCGCGGTTAATAGCGGGGGTGGATTGAGTCATGGG
It includes:
- a CDS encoding potassium channel family protein — translated: MVSQHLDPDHPPPPRKQPLTGPIRKMATGAALFVAICVVAVVGYVAHGWRLDDAIYMVIITIFGVGYGEVQPVESIALRALTIMVIIAGYGAVIYTVGGFMQMVVDGELQKALGARRMCMDIDRLDNHAIICGVGRMGSILARELAAQGKSFVVIDTDERRLNSAQELGYLFINGDATDEHVLEQAGIKRAAVLASVLSDDATNVFVSVTARGMNADIMIIARGENPKTEKKLIGCGADKVVLPTAIGAKKLAQMIIRPSAENMLEQVTTQGDMNDELGRIGLQFDELIVADGSSLVDKSIGSIELRSNHGFLIVGLRRKDGSTMLNPTAETILNPGDVVIVLGHSNDIPQLAERFCATRGKVTYRGVAVDS
- a CDS encoding VOC family protein, which produces MTQSTPAINRAGLIPYLVCDPCSEAIEFYKKAFAAEEKFRLPTEAGDKYMHVELTIGGASIFMADDFPEYCEGKSQSPKSLGGTPVTIHRYVTDCDAAIAQAEAAGATIKMPPTDMFWGDRYGMIVDPFGHTWSFATPQREVGMDELNRAVQSMGKQQ
- a CDS encoding pectate lyase; amino-acid sequence: MHSIFRAPVAFLLCICLLSHSLSAADGDPTAAEVLVAMKKAATYYHDQVAVHGGYVYFYSPDLTQRFGEGTASPDQIWVQPPGTPTVGMTYLAAYNATTDAFYLNAATETAEALIYGQLNSGGWTNCIDFDPQGQRTAQYRNGKGKGKNNSSLDDDQTQSAIRFLMRVDKAYDFKNEIIHQAVTTALDALLAAQFANGAFPQVWAEPVDQSLPIQPASFPKYDWKTEGRVKNYWNMYTLNDDLAGSVSAVLREAYDTYGDQRYLASLKKLGDFLILAQLPSPQPAWAQQYNYDMNPIWARKFEPAAVAGRESQDAIETLLLIYDVTRDKKYLEPVPKAVKYLEASMLPDGQLARYYELQTNRPLYMNRNGKDYFLTYDDKNLPDHYGWKTGQKLEHLKNEYRKLISSPKSRRASRKVSPDQVKPILASLDDQGRWITTFEEEKLVGDQRFRPGDQYISSQTFAKNIEALSGYLKSSR
- a CDS encoding GNAT family N-acetyltransferase, which encodes MRLNVQMAKPEDYPELWRLFHDTVHHVNRRDYTPQQLEAWAPEKVDLSHWSLRLEGINPFVVTIEGKIVGFSDVQADGLVDMFYVHHAWQRKGIGSRLFTEIHHKAEQMKLAELHSHVSMTARPFFEVHGFHAVTPQQVTINGVTLKNFLMRKTLSV